A stretch of the Caldalkalibacillus salinus genome encodes the following:
- a CDS encoding response regulator transcription factor has translation MRNILIVEDDQSIAKLQKDYLELSGFSVKIVNNGPDSLQALQEASFDLIILDIMLPEMDGFDVLKTIREKEDIPVLLVSARTEEIYKVNGLGLGADDYITKPFSAAELVARVKAHLNKFDRMKERFGGVDQGSMIQVRGLEIHKDSRRVFVNGEEVSLAHKEFDLLLFLFENANRVFNKEELFDRIWGMDALGDASTVTVHIARIREKIEENPSKPQYISTVWGAGYRFMV, from the coding sequence ATGAGAAACATACTGATTGTTGAGGACGATCAAAGTATAGCCAAACTGCAAAAGGATTATCTGGAGCTCAGCGGTTTTTCCGTCAAAATAGTAAACAATGGCCCTGATAGCTTACAAGCGCTTCAGGAAGCATCGTTTGATCTCATCATCCTGGACATTATGCTACCGGAGATGGACGGCTTTGATGTATTGAAAACAATCCGTGAGAAGGAAGACATTCCCGTGCTCCTCGTGTCGGCCAGGACGGAAGAAATATATAAAGTGAACGGCCTGGGTCTCGGTGCCGATGACTACATCACAAAACCGTTCAGTGCAGCTGAACTGGTTGCGCGGGTAAAGGCACACCTCAATAAGTTTGATCGGATGAAGGAACGGTTTGGCGGAGTGGATCAAGGCAGCATGATACAGGTCAGGGGTTTAGAGATTCATAAGGATTCCAGAAGGGTATTTGTGAATGGGGAGGAAGTATCGTTGGCGCATAAGGAATTCGACCTGCTTCTGTTTCTGTTCGAAAATGCTAATCGGGTTTTTAATAAGGAAGAGCTTTTTGATCGAATCTGGGGGATGGATGCACTTGGCGATGCCTCAACAGTAACCGTACATATTGCCCGAATCAGGGAGAAAATTGAGGAGAACCCATCCAAGCCCCAGTATATTAGCACCGTGTGGGGTGCGGGATACAGGTTTATGGTGTAG
- a CDS encoding sensor histidine kinase, translated as MQLAKRFFAMNVLTVLVSVAITVLAVLIFVAAYTTLFSTEMVTNEMKKMFEVRSGLSEIKREVLTLEFEQLLVTQYQEELSSRVRALGAHAIILKNRDVLFATKTLNDIDIERSLMLSDNTSDFETLDINGDTFMYTRADYPLRSGETGTLLMLAPIKFNTGFYLVLGIFTVGIFILTFLIMNFWVSYRFSKGIITPVSRLKDAAIRISEGDLNWGIAEDGEGEVRELSRTLELMRIKLKESVYLQQKYDENRKFLVSSISHDLKTPVTSIIGYIKGITDGVATTPEKMEEYLETASSKAVMVNSMIDDLLLYSKLDLNQIPYHLEKTDLEGYFEDCVYDHRYEYEQAHIKLALTRELKNKVFVFIDRERFKRVIQNILDNAKKYMEKTEGQVDILLRETRNSAIIEIRDNGKGIPEDDLPHIFEKFYRVDPSRKSANGSGLGLAIAKQIVEGHEGKIWVQSAVEEGTRIMISLKKY; from the coding sequence ATGCAATTAGCCAAACGATTTTTTGCCATGAACGTGCTGACAGTACTGGTTTCGGTTGCGATTACCGTGTTAGCTGTGCTTATATTTGTTGCCGCTTATACGACATTGTTTAGCACTGAAATGGTGACCAACGAAATGAAAAAGATGTTTGAAGTCAGGTCGGGACTGAGTGAGATTAAGAGAGAAGTGCTGACATTAGAGTTCGAACAACTGCTTGTTACACAGTATCAGGAGGAGCTGTCCAGCCGTGTTAGAGCTTTAGGGGCACATGCCATTATTTTAAAAAATAGAGACGTATTATTCGCGACAAAAACGTTAAATGACATAGACATTGAAAGAAGTTTAATGCTATCTGACAATACGTCTGACTTTGAAACGTTAGATATAAATGGCGACACCTTTATGTATACGAGAGCGGACTATCCTCTCCGTTCTGGAGAGACGGGGACCTTGTTAATGCTAGCGCCTATCAAGTTCAATACAGGCTTCTACCTCGTACTTGGTATTTTTACAGTTGGTATTTTTATCCTGACTTTTCTGATCATGAATTTTTGGGTTTCCTACCGGTTCTCAAAAGGCATCATCACGCCAGTTTCCAGACTAAAGGATGCCGCCATTAGAATCAGTGAAGGCGATCTAAACTGGGGGATCGCAGAAGATGGTGAAGGTGAGGTCAGGGAACTGAGCCGGACGCTCGAGCTCATGAGGATAAAATTAAAAGAGTCCGTTTACTTACAACAGAAATACGATGAGAACAGAAAGTTTTTGGTCTCTAGTATCTCGCACGACTTAAAGACCCCAGTGACGTCCATTATTGGTTATATCAAAGGGATTACCGATGGTGTAGCCACAACACCTGAGAAAATGGAGGAATACCTGGAAACGGCATCGTCAAAGGCGGTTATGGTCAACAGTATGATCGACGATCTCCTATTGTACTCCAAGCTGGATTTAAACCAAATCCCTTATCATCTGGAAAAAACAGATCTGGAAGGGTACTTCGAGGATTGTGTTTATGACCATCGCTATGAATATGAACAGGCTCATATCAAACTTGCACTGACCCGTGAGTTAAAGAATAAGGTCTTTGTTTTCATTGATCGTGAAAGGTTTAAAAGGGTCATTCAAAACATTCTAGATAATGCGAAGAAGTACATGGAAAAGACGGAGGGACAGGTCGATATCCTCTTAAGAGAAACCCGGAATTCCGCCATCATTGAAATTAGGGATAATGGCAAAGGCATACCTGAGGATGACCTCCCGCATATTTTTGAGAAGTTTTATCGTGTTGATCCGTCAAGAAAGAGTGCAAACGGCAGCGGTCTTGGACTGGCGATTGCGAAGCAAATTGTAGAGGGGCATGAAGGTAAAATATGGGTTCAAAGTGCCGTAGAAGAAGGCACCCGTATCATGATATCTCTAAAAAAGTATTAG
- a CDS encoding ABC transporter permease, producing MVGFKAAFINETVKLFKKKKLMAAAILSILAVIIGQIAVSAIKHGFGLRVVGSTEFPLVVLAVFAYTLLPLFATFVAIDMFNGEFSSNTMKITLTRPVSRFGVFSAKILNIALFIMANLMFVMILALLAGLLFNPSSFSLMGVIKVIMAYLATFLPVFVFTLLVVLLSNILRGGIAVFFLAVLLFIGFNVLDILFTNFSSFLITSKFDWYMLWISENVNEFKILRQLLIMLGYGIMLFTAGYYLFDRREL from the coding sequence ATGGTAGGGTTTAAAGCCGCATTTATCAATGAAACTGTTAAGTTGTTCAAAAAGAAGAAGCTGATGGCGGCCGCTATTTTATCTATTCTTGCTGTTATCATCGGCCAAATTGCCGTATCTGCAATCAAGCATGGCTTCGGATTGAGAGTTGTAGGGAGCACAGAATTTCCTCTCGTGGTGCTCGCGGTATTCGCTTATACGTTACTTCCTCTTTTTGCCACTTTTGTGGCCATCGATATGTTTAACGGCGAGTTTTCATCTAATACGATGAAAATAACGCTTACCCGGCCGGTTTCAAGATTCGGTGTATTTAGCGCTAAAATACTCAACATTGCCTTGTTCATCATGGCAAATCTGATGTTTGTCATGATTCTAGCCTTGCTAGCCGGACTGCTCTTTAATCCTTCATCCTTTAGCTTGATGGGGGTCATAAAGGTCATCATGGCCTATTTGGCCACATTTTTACCTGTTTTTGTTTTTACGCTCCTTGTGGTCTTGCTTTCCAATATCCTTCGAGGAGGTATTGCTGTATTCTTTCTAGCCGTTCTTCTCTTTATCGGGTTTAACGTACTGGACATTTTGTTTACCAATTTTTCTAGCTTTCTCATCACCTCCAAGTTTGATTGGTATATGCTATGGATTTCTGAAAACGTGAACGAGTTTAAAATTCTTCGCCAGCTTCTCATAATGTTAGGGTATGGTATAATGCTATTTACCGCAGGTTATTATTTGTTCGACCGAAGAGAACTTTAA
- a CDS encoding ABC transporter ATP-binding protein, with product MSNKAIEITSLTKMYDNGRGISDLNLEVDQGDIFGFLGPNGAGKTTAMKIMTGLMKPDLGDVKIYGYSILEHYVEAMEHVGCMIETAESYPYLTAYDNLKMFARYYPHVDEQRVNECLEMTGLSRYKNEKSRRFSLGMKQRLGLAAAMLSKPKLLILDEPLNGLDVEGMLDMRKLIKRLAEEEGTTFFISSHLIHDVELTCTKVGVIYGGRLVNVDKTQHILENYASLENYYVSEVDRNGRV from the coding sequence TTGTCAAATAAAGCGATAGAAATCACAAGTCTGACCAAAATGTATGACAACGGCAGAGGGATTAGCGATTTGAATTTAGAAGTCGACCAAGGAGATATATTCGGTTTTCTAGGTCCAAACGGTGCAGGAAAGACAACGGCGATGAAAATCATGACGGGCCTCATGAAACCGGACCTTGGTGACGTGAAGATTTATGGCTATAGCATTTTAGAGCACTATGTAGAAGCGATGGAACACGTCGGCTGTATGATCGAGACAGCGGAGTCCTATCCTTATTTAACGGCGTATGACAATCTCAAGATGTTTGCCAGGTATTATCCTCACGTTGACGAGCAGAGGGTCAACGAATGTCTGGAAATGACCGGTTTATCAAGATATAAAAATGAGAAGTCCAGAAGATTTTCGCTGGGGATGAAACAAAGACTTGGATTAGCGGCAGCAATGCTTTCTAAGCCCAAACTGTTAATATTAGATGAGCCTCTCAATGGACTGGATGTCGAGGGCATGTTAGATATGCGCAAGCTGATCAAACGACTGGCCGAAGAAGAGGGTACAACATTTTTCATCTCTAGTCATTTAATTCATGACGTTGAATTGACATGTACGAAAGTCGGCGTCATATATGGTGGAAGGCTGGTCAATGTGGATAAGACGCAGCACATTCTTGAAAATTATGCTTCTCTGGAAAACTATTATGTGAGCGAGGTCGATCGAAATGGTAGGGTTTAA